One window from the genome of Pseudomonadota bacterium encodes:
- a CDS encoding 4-(cytidine 5'-diphospho)-2-C-methyl-D-erythritol kinase, with protein MTFEPFSITAPAKINLFLHITGRRADGYHLLNTLIDFADSGSLACDRLDFAPAEEFSLHITGDFAAALREEDPQQNLITRAAKTLCGSLPPVAVRLVKNLPVAAGIGGGSADAAACLKGLSRLLEKHLPLDDAATLGADIPACLAGKPVLARGIGEELHPVALPRYALLLVNPRKTLSTPDVFRRYAASDPAFHTGDSLADAFSLEELIACVTNSRNDLQSAAAALMPEIGDVLHELEDQHTCLAARMSGSGATCFGIFADDKAAQSAEQAIKTAHPDWWCAIAKTFS; from the coding sequence ATGACATTTGAGCCTTTTTCCATCACCGCCCCCGCCAAGATCAATCTGTTCCTGCATATCACAGGGCGGCGTGCGGACGGATATCATCTGCTCAACACTCTGATTGACTTCGCCGATAGCGGCAGCCTCGCCTGCGACCGTCTGGATTTTGCTCCGGCAGAAGAATTCTCCCTGCATATCACAGGTGATTTTGCTGCAGCATTACGAGAAGAAGACCCGCAGCAAAATCTGATCACCCGCGCGGCAAAGACGCTCTGCGGCAGCCTGCCGCCCGTTGCGGTTAGGCTTGTCAAAAACCTGCCCGTCGCAGCAGGTATCGGCGGCGGCAGCGCCGATGCCGCCGCCTGTTTGAAAGGATTGTCCCGACTGTTGGAAAAACACCTTCCGCTTGATGATGCCGCAACACTCGGCGCTGATATTCCCGCCTGCCTTGCGGGCAAGCCTGTCCTCGCCCGCGGCATCGGTGAAGAGCTGCATCCCGTTGCCTTACCCCGTTACGCCTTATTGCTGGTTAATCCGAGAAAAACGCTTTCAACACCGGATGTCTTCCGCCGCTATGCCGCCTCTGATCCTGCTTTTCACACCGGCGACAGCTTGGCGGACGCCTTCTCTTTGGAAGAACTCATTGCCTGCGTCACCAACAGCCGCAATGACCTGCAAAGTGCTGCTGCGGCCTTAATGCCGGAGATTGGTGATGTTCTGCATGAGCTTGAAGATCAACATACCTGCCTTGCCGCCCGCATGTCCGGCAGCGGCGCAACCTGCTTTGGTATATTCGCCGATGATAAGGCGGCGCAAAGCGCGGAACAGGCGATCAAAACAGCGCATCCGGACTGGTGGTGCGCTATTGCAAAAACATTCTCTTAG
- a CDS encoding septum formation initiator family protein, with amino-acid sequence MPPNSFFPTGKAFKRSFWSFLGFLLFSYFTLHLVQGERGYTALKNLRAEKSAAAAAYAALDAEKQQLQHRVELLRPPAIDEDMLDEQVRTKLGYLHPDEHVLPLSGSLY; translated from the coding sequence ATGCCCCCCAATAGTTTCTTTCCAACCGGCAAAGCTTTTAAACGATCCTTCTGGTCGTTCCTCGGTTTTCTACTGTTTTCCTATTTCACGCTGCATCTGGTGCAGGGGGAGCGCGGCTATACGGCGCTGAAAAATCTGCGTGCGGAGAAAAGCGCCGCCGCTGCCGCATATGCGGCGCTGGATGCTGAAAAACAGCAATTGCAGCACCGCGTCGAATTACTGCGCCCGCCTGCAATTGATGAAGATATGCTGGATGAACAGGTGCGCACAAAACTCGGCTATCTGCATCCTGATGAGCATGTTCTGCCGCTTTCCGGCAGCCTGTACTGA